In Colwellia sp. M166, a genomic segment contains:
- a CDS encoding ABC transporter substrate-binding protein, protein MKYIFGFIFICFIFTVKAKDLSLEVVSEHWPPFIIQNAEKAEDVSGIVTNKIKDILTLSNLNYTINTYPWARSYHLATTKPNVLIYSIYKTKKRAPHFTWFCPIHPKTPVNIYKLRNNKTDITTLTSLKKAVIGVLRNDNSHNYMLNNGFTVGGNLTVSSNEESNIKNLLNGKIDAVIQSREALIYRLQATGFTIDDLEVGFQLHQNMSTEHCMALSKGSSPEVISALETAFNLWQAQQKK, encoded by the coding sequence ATATTCGGCTTCATTTTTATTTGCTTTATATTTACAGTAAAAGCTAAAGACTTAAGCTTAGAAGTGGTGAGTGAACATTGGCCGCCCTTTATCATTCAAAACGCCGAGAAAGCTGAAGATGTTTCAGGTATTGTCACCAATAAAATTAAAGATATTCTGACGCTTTCTAACCTTAATTACACCATTAATACCTACCCTTGGGCTCGTAGTTATCATTTAGCAACAACTAAGCCCAACGTGCTTATTTATTCTATATATAAAACAAAAAAACGTGCCCCGCACTTTACATGGTTTTGCCCAATTCACCCAAAAACTCCGGTAAATATTTATAAGTTAAGAAATAACAAAACTGACATAACAACATTAACGTCACTTAAAAAAGCAGTTATTGGTGTTCTGCGAAATGATAACAGCCATAATTACATGCTTAATAATGGCTTTACTGTCGGTGGTAATTTAACTGTTTCGTCTAATGAAGAAAGTAACATTAAGAATCTCTTGAATGGAAAAATCGATGCTGTAATTCAATCTCGGGAAGCACTAATCTATCGTTTACAAGCAACGGGGTTCACCATAGATGACCTAGAAGTTGGCTTTCAATTACATCAGAACATGAGTACTGAGCATTGCATGGCTCTGAGTAAAGGCTCATCACCTGAAGTGATTAGTGCCCTTGAAACAGCATTTAACCTTTGGCAAGCTCAGCAGAAAAAGTAA